The Sebastes fasciatus isolate fSebFas1 chromosome 13, fSebFas1.pri, whole genome shotgun sequence genome includes a region encoding these proteins:
- the rras gene encoding ras-related protein R-Ras, translated as MSADEERFKLVVVGGGGVGKSALTIQFIQSYFVSDYDPTIEDSYTKICTVDGKETRLDILDTAGQEEFGAMREQYMRSGEGFLLVFALNDRGSYHEVQKFHTQILRVKDRDDFPMVLVGNKADLEQQRVISREDAQAFCRENRIHYMEASAKNRYNVDESFLELVGIIRRFQEMECPPPQAHHTRKQKSGGCPCVLL; from the exons ATGAGTGCAGACGAGGAGAGATTCaaactggtggtggtgggaggaggaggggtgggcAAGAGCGCCCTGACCATCCAGTTCATCCAG TCCTACTTTGTGTCAGACTACGACCCCACCATCGAAGACTCCTACACCAAGATCTGCACCGTGGACGGAAAGGAGACCCGGCTGGACA tcttgGATACAGCAGGTCAGGAGGAGTTTGGAGCGATGAGGGAGCAGTACATGCGCTCAGGAGAAGGCTTCTTATTGGTGTTTGCACTCAACGACCGGGGCAG CTACCACGAGGTCCAGAAATTCCACACTCAGATCCTGAGAGTGAAGGACCGAGACGACTTCCCCATGGTGCTGGTTGGAAACAAGGCTGACCTGGAACAGCAAAGAGTG ATCTCCAGGGAGGATGCTCAGGCGTTTTGCAGAGAGAACAGGATCCACTACATGGAGGCTTCGGCCAAGAATCGCTACAATGTGGATGAATCCTTCTTGGAGCTGGTGGGAATTATCAG AAGGTTTCAGGAGATGGAGTGTCCTCCTCCTCAAGCTCATCACACAAGGAAACAGAAGAGCGGTGGCTGTCCCTGTGTCCTCCTCTAA
- the LOC141780036 gene encoding uncharacterized protein LOC141780036, translating to MVWSQQSDAERPGLSVILPQLYLGAESDVTQDRLASLGISYVLSVSRCSPQPSFLPRSRYLRIPIDDSLRDNLLPWIPQALHFIDAAMSSGGSVLVHCAAGISRSPALAVAYIMYSLGMDLDHAYRFVKERRPSISPNFNFLGQLQHFQGTLSQKASGGDLLIQQQLDNRLSSINDAVNHAHISQNMNYQADGIASESAEAKQARKENYYHTDDTQQRRPRSDGGGGNQQLSLSGKLRTLHLPLNQIQTPCEVPAPSPREPVKPAAPTPTQLQLPAGSASLLEKRKSLTLFLTPSGICPPSSAGSNHQQARGGTTTTTTSTTVHAKETGEKAETKTQSTTGSHRQAGDTPREQRPPHSKCSTAEVKEQGLASPFSFTLSKLLDWGERVLLGGMFVHPVRMGQPALPYRC from the exons atggtGTGGTCCCAACAGAGCGATGCGGAACGGCCTGGACTCTCCGTCATCCTCCCGCAGCTCTACCTCGGAGCAGAGAGCGACGTGACGCAG gaccGGCTGGCCTCTCTGGGTATCTCCTATGTGCTGAGTGTGAGCCGCTGCAGCCCCCAGCCCTCCTTTCTGCCTCGCTCCAGATATCTTCGTATCCCCATTGACGACTCGCTGCGGGACAACCTGCTGCCCTGGATCCCACAGGCTCTGCACTTCATCG ATGCAGCCATGTCCTCCGGTGGGTCCGTGTTGGTTCACTGTGCAGCAGGAATCTCTCGCTCCCCGGCCCTGGCCGTAGCCTACATCATGTACAGCCTGGGAATGGACCTGGACCACGCGTACAG GTTTGTGAAAGAGCGACGGCCCTCCATTTCCCCAAACTTCAACTTCCTGGGTCAGCTGCAGCACTTCCAGGGCACTCTGAGCCAGAAGGCCTCTGGCGGCGACCTCCTcatccagcagcagctggaCAACCGTCTGTCGTCCATCAATGACGCCGTTAACCACGCTCACATCAGTCAAAACATGAATTATCAGGCTGACGGCATCGCCAGCGAATCAGCAGAGGCCAAACAGGCACGCAAAGAGAATTACTATCACACAGACGACACACAGCAGAGACGCCCCCGTTCGGACGGAGGAGGCGGTAACCAGCAGCTGTCCCTGTCGGGGAAACTTCGGACTCTTCATTTGCCTCTCAATCAAATCCAGACGCCGTGTGAAGTCCCAGCTCCGAGCCCCCGTGAGCCAGTCAAACCAGCAGCCCCAACGCCCACGCAACTCCAACTCCCAGCAGGCTCTGCTTCTCTATTGGAGAAACGCAAAAGCCTCACCCTCTTTTTGACCCCTTCGGGAATCTGCCCTCCCTCCTCAGCAGGCAGCAACCATCAGCAAGCAAGGGGgggcaccaccaccaccaccacatccACAACCGTCCACGCTAAGGAAACGGGAGAAAAGGCTGAGACAAAGACACAGAGTACCACCGGCTCCCACAGGCAGGCAGGGGACACCCCCAGGGAGCAGAGGCCCCCCCACAGCAAGTGCAGCACAGCAGAGGTGAAGGAGCAGGGCCTGGCGTCGCCGTTCAGCTTCACCCTCAGCAAGCTGCTGGACTGGGGTGAGAGGGTGCTGCTGGGAGGGATGTTCGTCCACCCGGTCAGGATGGGACAGCCCGCACTGCCGTACAGATGCTGA